The Microbacterium esteraromaticum genome contains the following window.
AGTACCGCGATGTCGTTCAGCAGTTCCAGTACGTGGTCGAGACCGAGCGCCGGTTCTACCTCGCCAACGAGGTGAACGTCGTCCGCCGCGACACCGAGCACGATTTCTACTTCGAGATCTCGATGTCGGATGTCTGGGTGTGGGATATCTACCGCGCAGATCGCTTCGTCAAGGCGGTGCGCGTGCTCACGTTCAAGGACGTGAACGTCGAGGAGCTGCAGCGGCGCGAGTTCGAGATCCCGGACGAGCTCTCGCTCGACGGGCAGTGACGCACCGTTTGTCCCCAGATCTCCGATCTCGGTGACCTCTCCACAACGCACGGGATAGTGGCGTTCGAGCGTCTCCGCCGCGCGTCAGGCTGTCGTCATGGCAGCGAAAGACGACTTTGGGCGAGCAGGCGAGGAACGCGCCGCGCAGCATCTGCGAGCCAGCGGGTACGCGGTGCTCGATCGCAAC
Protein-coding sequences here:
- a CDS encoding DUF2469 family protein, translated to MDDDAFDDYDRELELALFREYRDVVQQFQYVVETERRFYLANEVNVVRRDTEHDFYFEISMSDVWVWDIYRADRFVKAVRVLTFKDVNVEELQRREFEIPDELSLDGQ